In the Bacteroidales bacterium genome, TGCTATTAAAGGGTCGAGAATATGATAATCGGTAATCCATATTAATGCCAGTCCAACAGCAACACCCAAAGAGGTATACACATCAACTTTTAAATGCAATGCATCGGCTTCTAAAGCAATGGAATCTGTTTCTTTGGCAACCTTATATAGTCTTCGCGATACTATATAATTAACAACAGAAGAAATGAACATCACAAAAAATCCAATACCTAATTCTTCTATTTCATTTTGAAGTACTATTTTCTGAATAGCTTCATAAATGATCCATATAGCTGCAACAAAAATAAGTAACCCTTCGAGTACGCCACTTATATTTTCATATTTTCCATGTCCATACGGATGTTTTTCATCGGGAGCTTTATCGCTTACTCTTACTGATAAGAATGCGATTACAGCTGCAACCAGGTCCATAAGAGAGTGAATGGCTTCAGAAATAATACTTACGGAACCGCTTAAAATTCCTGCAATAATTTTCATGATTATCAGAAATGTATTCGATAATATGGAAAGCCTTGCTGTTTTTGCTTTTTTATTCATAACAATAGTTGTTATAGTTATAAAATCCCATTTAAGATCGTAGAAATATAAAATGTGTAATTCAGGTGAGGCGCAGTATAATTGCCCATTTTAACCTGTGAATAATAAATGTT is a window encoding:
- a CDS encoding cation diffusion facilitator family transporter, which produces MNKKAKTARLSILSNTFLIIMKIIAGILSGSVSIISEAIHSLMDLVAAVIAFLSVRVSDKAPDEKHPYGHGKYENISGVLEGLLIFVAAIWIIYEAIQKIVLQNEIEELGIGFFVMFISSVVNYIVSRRLYKVAKETDSIALEADALHLKVDVYTSLGVAVGLALIWITDYHILDPLIAILVATFILRESFILLKNAYSPLLDVKLPDEEIEIIKESIKSKSSGVGKFHQLRTRNAGHLKYVDLHLEVPENLSVQQAHDICDLIEKDIESKIPNIEVSIHVEPLKK